One stretch of Pedobacter riviphilus DNA includes these proteins:
- a CDS encoding RagB/SusD family nutrient uptake outer membrane protein → MKKYFIVGLMSTMLFGAWGCKKLSEDTPLELIDQEIIFDKTDSLGVNAERFLNNIYAGLPNGYNRIGNNILDAGTDDALPNALGDVVQNFSNNGTGPSNVVDDVWAKNYANIRKTNIFLANIDIVPLNLKGYKDRWKAEARCLRAMSYFELIKRWGGVPLIGDKIFSADETIDVPRNTYQECVDYILNELNTAMPYLLTANSSTNGTFAANFYGRFGRGAAMALKSRLLLYAASPLNNPNNDLTKWATAATAAKAIMDSVSATKFTYALNTAATTIHYNATNLTALYPSTTLSTYTTNVNKFLSVFSTASNSEIILPYMASNNSTVESLNDPVGYTRASSSGKTNPTQELVNEYEMTNGKLITENGSGYDATKPYYNRDPRLPGTVMFDGLYWLNRNVQTYDGGLDRPFGYGRVTKGETRTGYYMRKFMTSNSSATSYSNYPHIFPIIRYAEILLNYAEAQNEAIGPDGDVYAAVNAIRARVGMPALTTGLTQAQMRDKIRHERRVEFAFEEHRFWDIRRWKIAGTVLNGTLHGIQGIKVGNTTTYTFVDAATTNFDVNKGYLFPIPQNEVFSNKSMVQNPNW, encoded by the coding sequence ATGAAAAAATATTTTATAGTAGGATTAATGTCCACCATGCTATTTGGAGCATGGGGATGTAAAAAATTAAGTGAGGATACCCCCTTAGAACTGATTGATCAAGAAATTATTTTTGACAAAACAGACTCCTTAGGTGTAAATGCCGAAAGATTTCTAAACAATATTTATGCTGGCTTGCCGAACGGTTATAATAGAATAGGCAATAATATATTAGACGCGGGTACTGATGATGCCTTGCCAAATGCTTTAGGTGATGTCGTTCAAAATTTCAGTAATAATGGTACTGGCCCATCAAATGTAGTAGATGATGTATGGGCGAAAAACTATGCCAACATTAGAAAAACGAATATATTTTTAGCCAACATTGATATAGTTCCATTAAACCTTAAAGGTTATAAAGACAGGTGGAAAGCAGAAGCACGTTGTTTAAGGGCAATGTCGTATTTTGAGTTGATAAAAAGATGGGGTGGTGTACCATTAATTGGCGATAAGATTTTTTCAGCTGACGAAACCATTGATGTGCCTCGAAATACTTATCAGGAATGCGTGGATTACATTTTAAATGAGCTTAATACCGCAATGCCTTATCTGTTAACCGCAAATTCATCAACCAATGGAACATTTGCTGCAAATTTTTATGGTCGTTTTGGTCGTGGAGCTGCAATGGCATTAAAAAGCCGATTGCTTTTATATGCAGCAAGCCCACTAAATAATCCAAATAACGATTTAACTAAGTGGGCCACTGCTGCCACTGCCGCAAAAGCTATAATGGATAGTGTTTCGGCAACTAAGTTTACTTATGCTTTGAATACCGCGGCTACCACTATTCATTATAATGCAACTAATTTAACGGCACTGTATCCTTCTACAACTTTAAGTACTTATACCACCAACGTAAATAAGTTTTTAAGTGTTTTTAGTACGGCAAGCAATAGCGAAATTATTTTACCTTATATGGCTTCAAATAATTCGACTGTTGAGTCTTTAAATGATCCTGTTGGATACACAAGAGCATCATCTTCGGGTAAGACTAATCCAACACAAGAATTGGTTAATGAATATGAGATGACGAACGGTAAATTGATTACCGAGAACGGTTCAGGTTACGATGCCACAAAACCTTATTATAACCGCGATCCACGCTTGCCCGGAACTGTTATGTTTGATGGATTATATTGGCTTAACAGAAATGTACAAACTTATGATGGTGGTTTAGACAGACCTTTCGGTTATGGAAGAGTAACCAAAGGAGAAACTCGTACAGGTTATTATATGCGTAAATTTATGACCAGTAACTCTAGTGCAACATCATACTCTAATTACCCCCATATCTTTCCGATCATCAGGTATGCAGAAATTTTATTAAACTACGCGGAAGCACAAAATGAAGCCATTGGCCCAGATGGAGATGTTTATGCGGCTGTAAATGCCATTAGGGCGCGTGTAGGCATGCCGGCATTAACCACAGGTTTAACGCAAGCACAAATGCGTGATAAAATCAGGCACGAAAGAAGGGTGGAATTTGCTTTTGAAGAACACCGTTTTTGGGACATCAGAAGATGGAAAATTGCCGGAACTGTACTTAACGGAACTTTACACGGCATACAAGGTATTAAAGTGGGAAACACAACCACTTATACATTCGTGGATGCTGCTACAACTAATTTTGATGTGAATAAAGGATACTTATTTCCAATACCGCAGAACGAGGTGTTTTCAAATAAATCAATGGTTCAAAATCCTAACTGGTAA
- a CDS encoding SusC/RagA family TonB-linked outer membrane protein — protein sequence MKKKYTNMRLKWMIGLLNLLPVFAFAQQKPVANTTVETDSSLIRKFDQKNFLENKVDKWNGTTKKANLIAGAATIYGDDINSTPVSDVTNTVAGRLTGLYTLQSSARTGFDVTQLVLRGQSPLIVIDGVPRSFTNFNPDDVESITVLKDALSTSMYGMRSSGGVIYITTKKQSKNNPFEINFGAEYGALQNLFSPKFITGGDYARIYNEAQLNTNPGSTPVYSDAVISAYDNNTNNPFLQPNNNWYDLVYKKNSAQKRYHLGVAGNSETFKYYASLEHFASDGNFVTDDNNVYNTNNFYKRYNIRTNAEINFNEDISLQLNIFGSVENNNQPGGYASTIMGQVYSTSPLAYAVKNPDGTYGGTASLTNNILANTINSGYVMTTDRTLNSDVFLKYKLDDITKGLWAKAGLSIANYYSELINKSKTFAIYYPTINGTMVSYTKSGADGNVGLGTGTSSMIDQIKQTYYNFMLGYARDFGNHHLDLLGTYNGDNSLSSGLLSNGQLNNILKTGALSAKYNYKEKYFVEAGVANSSFNKYVDGKKWEFLPSVGLGWIASKEEWFNSGIVNFLKLRTTYGLTAKANLSDYFSYIQRYSISSSSGYVFGTGQTAVGTAVEGSLATTNVGAEKARKFEVGADAAFLNNKLNVGITYYNNNFYDLLLVRPSASTIIGTSYPMQNIGEIRYSGIESTADFIGRSGGFGYKIGVNVSVQNNKVLNAGEPNYPYSWLYSAGQSSGTFGYEAIGFYKTGENASNTPTVLGYTPVAGDIKYKDLNGDGIISPLDQKKITGDKPLIFGGLNFAFNYKGFDLSALLQGVLNREVLLSTGSMLALNNNTGYVLDYTTENRWTPSNQENATLPRLTLGTNVNNNLSSTFWVRNGNYFRLKNVELGYSLSQQLTNKLKIKKLRFFVNGYNVLTSSKLDFDPESFVSGFPNQRVINGGVSLTL from the coding sequence ATGAAGAAAAAATATACAAATATGAGGCTGAAATGGATGATAGGCTTATTAAACCTATTGCCTGTTTTTGCATTTGCACAGCAAAAACCGGTAGCCAATACTACCGTAGAAACGGATAGTTCGCTGATCAGGAAATTTGATCAAAAAAACTTCCTTGAAAATAAAGTTGATAAGTGGAATGGAACAACTAAAAAAGCCAACCTGATAGCAGGTGCTGCTACGATATATGGTGATGATATTAATTCTACTCCGGTATCTGATGTGACAAATACGGTAGCTGGCCGTTTAACTGGTTTGTATACGCTACAATCGTCGGCGCGTACAGGTTTTGATGTAACGCAATTGGTGCTCCGTGGCCAATCGCCGCTTATCGTAATTGATGGAGTACCCAGATCCTTTACTAATTTCAATCCTGATGATGTAGAAAGTATTACGGTATTGAAAGATGCTTTATCAACTTCTATGTATGGTATGCGTTCATCAGGTGGTGTAATTTACATTACAACTAAAAAGCAATCAAAAAACAATCCTTTCGAAATTAATTTCGGGGCAGAATACGGTGCCCTTCAAAACTTGTTTTCACCCAAGTTTATTACCGGTGGCGATTACGCCCGTATTTACAACGAAGCACAGTTAAACACAAACCCGGGCAGTACGCCTGTATACAGCGATGCAGTAATTAGTGCTTATGATAACAACACCAATAATCCGTTTTTACAACCTAATAATAATTGGTATGATCTGGTTTATAAAAAGAACAGCGCTCAAAAGCGGTATCACTTAGGTGTTGCGGGTAATTCAGAAACTTTTAAGTACTATGCCAGTTTAGAGCATTTTGCATCTGATGGTAATTTTGTAACCGATGATAACAACGTTTATAATACTAATAACTTTTATAAACGTTATAATATTCGTACCAATGCAGAAATTAACTTTAATGAAGATATTTCCTTACAGTTAAACATCTTTGGCTCAGTAGAAAACAACAACCAGCCTGGCGGTTATGCCTCAACCATTATGGGCCAGGTTTATTCAACATCTCCATTGGCCTATGCTGTAAAAAATCCCGATGGTACTTATGGCGGCACCGCTTCTTTAACCAATAATATTTTGGCAAACACGATCAACTCTGGTTACGTGATGACTACTGACCGTACCTTAAATTCTGATGTGTTCCTAAAATATAAGCTAGACGATATCACTAAAGGCTTATGGGCCAAAGCAGGTTTGTCAATTGCAAACTATTATAGCGAATTGATAAATAAAAGCAAAACCTTTGCTATTTATTACCCAACAATAAATGGAACAATGGTTTCTTATACTAAATCTGGAGCTGATGGCAATGTTGGATTAGGTACTGGTACTTCCTCGATGATTGATCAGATTAAACAAACTTACTATAATTTTATGTTGGGTTATGCCAGGGATTTTGGCAATCACCACTTAGATTTATTGGGAACATATAATGGAGATAATAGTCTCTCCAGCGGATTATTATCAAATGGTCAGCTTAATAATATCCTTAAAACGGGGGCCTTATCTGCTAAATACAATTACAAAGAAAAATATTTTGTCGAAGCTGGTGTCGCAAATAGCAGTTTTAATAAATATGTTGATGGCAAAAAATGGGAATTCCTTCCGTCAGTAGGCTTAGGCTGGATAGCTTCAAAAGAGGAATGGTTTAATTCAGGGATTGTTAATTTTCTAAAATTAAGAACTACTTATGGCTTAACTGCAAAAGCAAATCTTTCTGATTATTTCTCTTATATCCAAAGATATTCAATTAGCAGCAGCTCAGGATATGTTTTTGGTACAGGCCAAACTGCTGTAGGCACGGCAGTTGAAGGCAGCTTAGCTACTACAAATGTGGGTGCAGAAAAGGCCAGGAAATTTGAAGTTGGAGCCGATGCCGCATTTTTAAACAACAAATTAAATGTGGGCATAACATACTACAATAATAATTTCTATGATTTATTATTGGTTAGGCCATCAGCGAGTACCATTATCGGAACAAGCTATCCTATGCAAAATATTGGCGAAATAAGATACTCCGGAATAGAAAGTACGGCTGATTTTATAGGCAGATCTGGCGGATTTGGATATAAAATCGGAGTTAATGTAAGTGTACAGAATAATAAGGTATTAAATGCAGGAGAACCTAATTATCCTTACAGTTGGCTGTACTCTGCAGGGCAGTCTTCTGGTACTTTTGGTTATGAGGCTATTGGATTTTATAAAACCGGTGAAAACGCTTCCAATACACCTACTGTTTTAGGTTACACACCTGTGGCCGGCGATATTAAATACAAAGATTTGAATGGCGATGGCATAATATCTCCACTCGATCAAAAGAAAATTACAGGAGACAAACCACTTATTTTTGGCGGTTTAAATTTTGCCTTTAATTACAAGGGATTTGATTTATCCGCATTGTTGCAAGGTGTTTTAAATAGAGAAGTATTGTTAAGTACGGGCTCAATGTTAGCTTTAAATAACAATACGGGTTACGTTTTGGATTATACAACTGAAAATAGATGGACCCCATCTAACCAGGAAAATGCCACATTGCCCCGTTTAACTCTCGGCACCAATGTAAACAATAATCTTTCTTCTACATTCTGGGTAAGAAACGGTAATTATTTTAGATTGAAAAATGTGGAATTAGGTTATTCCCTTTCACAACAGCTAACCAATAAATTAAAGATTAAAAAACTTAGATTTTTTGTAAACGGTTATAACGTGCTTACTTCTTCAAAATTAGATTTTGATCCTGAATCATTTGTAAGCGGCTTCCCTAACCAACGTGTAATTAACGGAGGCGTATCATTAACCTTATAG
- a CDS encoding CHRD domain-containing protein: MNLLSLKRHCLMPVLALLFFSACKKKEVASDIYTIRQWKSDLSVNNVVPTITGRTDHAVAVCYLMTDNKLYYYLYFDTPLNNGDTPTKAIIYSGTAGANGAVLIDLNNGAFNSTREVKGSIELSAQTIADLNSKTLYLQIASSQQATGLVRGTLTSY; encoded by the coding sequence ATGAATCTATTATCATTAAAAAGGCATTGCCTAATGCCTGTTCTTGCCTTGCTGTTTTTTAGCGCCTGTAAGAAAAAAGAAGTGGCATCAGATATCTATACCATCCGACAATGGAAATCAGATTTATCGGTAAACAATGTTGTACCGACAATTACAGGTAGAACAGATCATGCAGTAGCAGTATGTTATTTAATGACCGACAACAAACTTTATTATTACCTGTATTTTGACACTCCACTCAACAATGGCGATACACCTACCAAAGCAATTATTTATAGCGGTACTGCCGGAGCCAATGGGGCTGTTTTAATCGATTTGAATAATGGAGCCTTTAATTCCACCAGGGAAGTAAAGGGTTCTATTGAGCTGTCGGCTCAGACCATAGCAGATTTAAATTCCAAAACACTTTACCTACAGATTGCCTCCAGCCAACAGGCTACAGGTTTGGTAAGAGGTACATTAACATCATATTAA
- a CDS encoding ligand-binding sensor domain-containing protein: MENGLSQNSVMAIAQDKNQFIWMGTRHGLNRYDGYRFKVYNNSADNLNSISNNVINTLLTDTKGRLWVGTENGLNIYNEKTDHFYRINKRSSANSFSCDSVECLYEDPQKNIWIGTDNGLNLLIDVEKQIFKKFLFDKPNHKSGLSLIFSILKDEKQNLWVGTYNGLVRIYLVKGKYHFEIFRHNPSNENSISSNAVKSIAIDKQKRLWLGTYNGLNLFDYEHKTFKRYKTSATDQNSIVNNDIRKLTCDKAGNIWIGTQEGLSILDPNTRKFSNYRYDPEQTDGLSQNSIHSIFQDINGSVYLGTYYKGANVVYPSATPFTVFRNSKKQQGLSSNIVSAMAEDQYHNLWIGTEGGGLNYMNRSNNTFTYYKAEPNSSNGLNSNLIKTLCLDKTGQLLVGTHRVVYTHLIPQVVILRK, encoded by the coding sequence ATGGAAAATGGCTTGTCACAAAATTCGGTGATGGCCATTGCGCAAGATAAAAACCAGTTTATTTGGATGGGCACCAGACATGGATTAAACCGCTATGATGGCTACCGTTTTAAAGTTTATAACAATAGCGCCGATAACCTTAACAGCATTTCGAATAATGTGATTAACACCCTATTAACCGATACTAAAGGAAGGTTATGGGTAGGTACAGAAAACGGTCTGAATATTTACAATGAAAAAACCGATCATTTTTACCGCATCAATAAACGCAGTTCTGCGAATTCCTTTAGCTGCGATTCAGTAGAATGTTTATATGAAGATCCTCAAAAAAATATATGGATCGGTACAGATAATGGTCTCAACCTGCTGATAGATGTCGAGAAGCAGATTTTTAAAAAATTTCTTTTCGATAAGCCCAATCATAAATCTGGCCTTAGCTTGATTTTCTCGATTCTTAAAGACGAAAAACAGAACCTATGGGTAGGTACTTATAATGGTTTAGTACGTATTTACCTGGTTAAGGGCAAATATCACTTTGAGATTTTCAGACACAACCCCAGCAATGAAAACAGCATCAGTTCTAATGCCGTAAAAAGTATTGCAATTGATAAACAAAAGAGGCTTTGGTTAGGTACCTACAATGGCTTAAATTTATTTGATTACGAACACAAAACCTTTAAACGGTACAAAACCAGTGCGACAGATCAAAATTCGATTGTTAATAACGACATTCGAAAATTAACCTGCGACAAGGCGGGCAATATTTGGATCGGTACACAAGAAGGATTAAGTATCCTCGATCCAAATACCCGAAAATTTAGTAATTACCGTTACGACCCTGAGCAAACAGACGGATTGAGCCAGAATTCTATCCATAGTATTTTTCAAGATATTAACGGCTCAGTTTATTTGGGCACTTATTACAAAGGTGCAAATGTTGTTTACCCGTCTGCAACGCCTTTTACCGTTTTTAGAAATTCGAAAAAACAACAAGGTTTGAGCAGCAATATTGTAAGCGCCATGGCCGAAGATCAATACCATAACCTATGGATTGGTACTGAAGGCGGTGGTTTAAATTACATGAACAGAAGCAACAATACCTTCACCTACTATAAAGCAGAACCAAACAGCAGCAACGGGCTCAATTCCAACCTAATTAAAACCTTGTGCCTCGATAAAACAGGACAGCTATTAGTGGGTACACACCGGGTGGTTTATACGCATTTAATCCCTCAGGTCGTAATTTTAAGAAAATAA
- a CDS encoding ligand-binding sensor domain-containing protein, translating to MNVKDVKNSPGSSEVIAITVDSEGTVWVGSNDGLSTLKKTNGHYASTTVKSPLEQNLRNKYIQVIFEDKAKNLWIGTVAGLYAYHPATKRITAYYQNKSNAGSLDHINCIVQIKNGNICVGTSFGGLSIFDNKSRKFKTYSEKDGLPNGNVLGIIEDEENNLWISTDKGLSKLVTKTGKFINYTKSDGLAGNDFNIRSFFKDSKGELFFGGYDGLTAFYPSQIDINRNVAPITFTELKLFDQPVAVNAPDGLLKEDIKSTKQIIFKHDNNNFTLDFALLNYIKPEKNSYRYILKGHSKDWIKTDVPSVTYTDLPAGNYTFMVTGNNNDGNPGSKAATLKITVLPPFWATWWAYLIYLAFFSGLLFLIVRYLFVRALLKRTEDIQKMKLNFFTYVAHEIRTPLTLILGPLENLSKQYQTDTELNRQIIPIKNNANRLMRLITELMDFRKAETGHLTLHVTEDNIVDFVNEIFISFSHLAQTNGIQYEFVHEQENISLFFDKRQLEKVLFNLLSNAFKFCDRAAKSLFLYWKWRMK from the coding sequence ATCAATGTTAAAGATGTAAAAAATAGCCCGGGGAGCTCAGAAGTGATTGCCATAACTGTAGATAGCGAGGGCACTGTTTGGGTAGGCTCCAACGATGGATTATCTACATTAAAAAAAACAAATGGCCATTATGCTTCTACAACGGTTAAAAGCCCATTAGAGCAGAACCTAAGGAACAAGTATATTCAGGTTATATTTGAAGATAAGGCCAAAAATTTATGGATTGGAACGGTGGCCGGACTATACGCTTATCATCCGGCTACTAAAAGAATTACAGCCTATTACCAGAACAAAAGCAACGCAGGTAGTTTAGATCATATTAATTGCATTGTTCAGATAAAGAATGGAAATATTTGTGTTGGAACCTCTTTTGGAGGTTTAAGCATTTTCGATAATAAAAGCAGAAAATTCAAGACCTACAGCGAAAAGGATGGCCTACCAAACGGTAATGTATTGGGAATTATTGAAGATGAAGAAAATAACCTGTGGATCAGTACAGATAAAGGACTATCTAAGCTGGTTACCAAAACGGGAAAATTCATTAATTACACCAAAAGCGACGGTCTTGCAGGCAACGATTTTAATATCAGATCGTTTTTTAAAGATAGTAAAGGCGAGTTGTTTTTTGGTGGTTACGATGGTTTAACAGCCTTTTATCCCAGTCAAATTGATATTAATAGGAATGTTGCACCAATCACCTTTACTGAACTCAAACTATTCGATCAACCTGTAGCGGTAAATGCGCCAGATGGACTGTTAAAGGAAGATATCAAAAGCACTAAACAAATTATCTTTAAACACGACAATAACAATTTCACTCTCGATTTTGCCTTATTAAATTACATTAAACCAGAAAAAAACAGTTACCGTTATATCCTTAAAGGCCACAGTAAAGATTGGATAAAAACCGATGTGCCTAGTGTTACCTATACCGATCTTCCCGCAGGTAATTATACCTTTATGGTAACGGGAAATAATAATGATGGAAATCCTGGCAGCAAAGCTGCAACCCTTAAAATAACGGTTCTTCCACCCTTTTGGGCTACCTGGTGGGCTTATCTTATTTATCTGGCTTTCTTTTCGGGCCTACTGTTTTTAATTGTACGTTATCTTTTTGTGCGTGCGCTGCTTAAACGTACAGAAGACATCCAGAAAATGAAACTGAATTTCTTCACCTATGTGGCCCACGAAATCAGAACGCCACTTACTTTAATTCTTGGCCCGTTAGAAAATCTTTCCAAGCAATATCAAACCGATACCGAGTTAAATCGACAGATTATCCCGATAAAAAATAACGCAAACAGGCTAATGCGGCTTATTACCGAATTAATGGATTTCAGAAAAGCTGAAACGGGACACCTTACCCTGCATGTTACAGAAGATAATATCGTCGATTTTGTCAACGAAATATTCATTTCCTTCTCTCATCTTGCCCAAACAAACGGCATACAATATGAGTTTGTACACGAACAGGAAAACATCAGCCTCTTTTTTGATAAACGGCAGCTCGAAAAAGTATTGTTCAACCTGTTATCCAATGCCTTTAAATTCTGTGATCGGGCGGCAAAATCTCTGTTTCTCTATTGGAAATGGAGAATGAAGTAG
- a CDS encoding ATP-binding response regulator — protein MENEVAISISDNGLGIPAESLKNLFSDYFQVDEQHSNQIGSGIGLALSKAIVEEHKGHIAVESTPAENGKRGFTNFTVRLKKGKSHFKTAIFDGAKDYPTHPDIYTQQPEKELTILKSKKETDISTETILVVEDNSEIRLLISSLVGKHYQVAESENGLMGWETAIETLPDLIICDIMMPIMDGIELCRRLKEDERTSHILLLF, from the coding sequence ATGGAGAATGAAGTAGCAATTAGCATTTCAGATAACGGATTGGGTATACCTGCAGAAAGTTTAAAAAATCTTTTTAGTGATTATTTCCAGGTAGATGAGCAACACTCCAATCAAATCGGCTCGGGAATAGGTTTGGCACTTTCTAAAGCAATTGTAGAAGAGCACAAAGGGCATATTGCTGTAGAAAGTACACCTGCTGAAAATGGTAAACGTGGTTTCACTAATTTCACGGTAAGGTTAAAAAAAGGAAAATCGCATTTTAAAACAGCGATTTTTGATGGGGCAAAAGATTATCCTACCCATCCCGATATCTACACGCAACAGCCCGAAAAAGAGCTAACAATTTTAAAATCCAAGAAAGAAACTGATATTTCCACCGAAACCATATTGGTGGTAGAAGACAATAGTGAAATCAGACTGTTAATCTCATCGCTGGTAGGCAAACATTATCAGGTAGCGGAAAGTGAGAATGGATTAATGGGTTGGGAAACAGCAATAGAAACACTGCCCGATCTGATTATCTGCGACATTATGATGCCGATAATGGATGGTATAGAACTTTGCCGTAGACTTAAGGAAGATGAACGGACCAGCCACATCCTGTTATTATTCTAA
- a CDS encoding helix-turn-helix domain-containing protein: METGADAYITKPFSPELLLLNVRNLLMSRQVMRQKFLKHIHLQPKELTINAIDEAFMLKLLKYIDKHIADEDFGVSELASMVGMSRPILYKKIRKLTNLSVNDFVKSIRLKKAMELFKQNRFTIYEVAYQVGFNDPKYFSREFKKQFGKSPRAFMNGSEEED; the protein is encoded by the coding sequence TTGGAAACTGGCGCCGATGCCTATATTACCAAACCTTTTAGTCCTGAATTGCTTTTGCTGAATGTTCGTAATCTACTGATGTCGAGACAGGTAATGCGTCAAAAATTCCTGAAACACATCCATTTACAGCCGAAAGAACTCACCATTAATGCCATTGATGAAGCTTTTATGCTAAAACTCTTAAAATATATTGACAAGCATATTGCTGATGAAGACTTTGGGGTATCTGAACTGGCTTCGATGGTTGGTATGAGCAGGCCTATTTTGTATAAAAAAATCAGGAAACTCACTAACCTCTCCGTAAATGATTTCGTTAAATCGATCCGTTTAAAGAAAGCAATGGAGCTGTTTAAACAAAATAGGTTTACTATTTATGAAGTGGCTTATCAGGTCGGTTTTAACGATCCAAAATATTTTAGCAGGGAATTTAAAAAACAGTTCGGAAAAAGTCCGCGTGCTTTTATGAA